From the genome of Schaalia dentiphila ATCC 17982, one region includes:
- a CDS encoding YveK family protein gives MILTPPPTGGQQILRHALARRWTSIVAGTVAGLVVGVAAAFGVPASHSATVSMTVTSPSITPAPAVRASLSNTTDMVTEQGIAKSAAVLDVVAARLGNGVTAEELRSNMEVSGDTNGTIVKIEYVAPTRQQAVDAADAIANAYLTERTALVEQRADEMAAGINEQIEALETELASLQPLTDEDGNTKDNPRAAEIRTELTKLAKDAEQLAPYHATAGRVITPAAASSDEVSPSKFRLILITTVVGLFAGLVLVLIRETRSRSLASPTQLADLTALPVWSAEEGAPEPWLAPTRMLAMAIDRDHWVDLIVDASDPQARDLHRVLSASLAETRVPAPRLIDINQPLASLLDEVRPSRHVLVAVRKGHDLKALHALLDELAIINREVNGLIYLGDQVAAPASAPTTPAQSAEVIEPEAEEEATEETSSEKGKK, from the coding sequence ATGATCCTGACCCCTCCGCCCACGGGCGGCCAGCAGATCCTTCGTCACGCGCTGGCACGCCGCTGGACCTCGATCGTTGCGGGGACCGTGGCCGGCCTGGTCGTAGGTGTCGCAGCCGCCTTTGGTGTCCCCGCGTCGCACTCGGCGACCGTGTCGATGACCGTGACGTCTCCGTCGATCACCCCGGCTCCCGCCGTGCGCGCCTCCCTGTCGAACACGACGGACATGGTGACCGAGCAGGGCATTGCGAAGTCCGCCGCCGTCCTCGATGTCGTGGCTGCGCGCCTTGGCAATGGTGTCACTGCCGAGGAGCTTCGTTCCAACATGGAGGTGTCGGGCGACACGAACGGCACGATCGTCAAGATCGAGTACGTGGCTCCCACGCGCCAGCAGGCCGTCGATGCCGCCGACGCGATCGCCAACGCCTACCTGACTGAGCGCACCGCCCTCGTCGAGCAGCGCGCCGACGAGATGGCAGCCGGCATCAACGAGCAGATCGAGGCCCTCGAGACCGAGCTCGCCTCCCTCCAGCCCCTGACCGACGAGGACGGCAACACGAAGGACAACCCGCGCGCCGCCGAGATCCGCACCGAGCTGACCAAGCTCGCGAAGGATGCCGAGCAGCTCGCCCCCTACCACGCCACCGCTGGCCGCGTCATCACCCCGGCCGCGGCCTCGAGCGACGAGGTCTCGCCCTCGAAATTCCGCCTGATTCTCATCACGACCGTGGTCGGCCTCTTCGCCGGCCTGGTCCTGGTCCTCATCCGTGAGACCCGCTCGCGCTCCCTGGCCTCGCCCACGCAGCTTGCCGACCTGACGGCGCTGCCCGTGTGGAGTGCCGAGGAGGGCGCCCCCGAGCCGTGGCTCGCCCCCACCCGCATGCTCGCGATGGCGATCGACCGCGATCACTGGGTTGACCTGATCGTCGATGCGTCCGATCCGCAGGCCCGCGACCTGCACCGCGTCCTGTCCGCCTCGCTGGCCGAGACCCGCGTGCCCGCGCCGCGCCTCATCGACATCAACCAGCCCCTTGCCTCCCTCCTCGACGAGGTGCGCCCCTCGCGCCACGTCCTCGTCGCCGTGCGCAAGGGCCACGACCTGAAGGCGCTGCACGCCCTCCTCGATGAGCTGGCGATCATCAACCGCGAGGTGAACGGCTTGATTTACCTGGGTGACCAGGTGGCCGCGCCCGCCTCCGCTCCGACTACTCCCGCTCAGTCGGCTGAGGTCATCGAACCCGAGGCTGAGGAAGAAGCCACGGAAGAGACTTCCTCGGAGAAGGGCAAGAAATGA
- a CDS encoding glycosyltransferase family 2 protein: protein MSAEETTAADHKAASIWHVDRTARVSQLISGDPSDPRALVLVRDNGRNSAFVDIEGTDHPETDPRVLEVEPAPARGWEEGAGADVDATVVMCTVGSCDMLEDAVCAILAQDHQRFTLVVVDNAPHTGLTREKLAGIDDTRLSIVSASRPGLSRARNRGVLAARGEVIVFTDDDAIVDPHWLTAMIDPFTASPYVAATTGIALPLEQRYAPQRWFESRGGFPKDMSPRVWCVGDIPEGLEVLGEKGDGGPLFPITTARVGAGVCMAMRRDVLMEVGPFDPALGAGTSTRGGEDLDMFARILATGDVIIHTPDALVHHRHRVDEAGLDKQIRGNGSGMAALLTKAIIAKPSVLGTLATRVPGVLNRVKPGGARVAGTDEDVPGSLTKSEIKGFLEGPFLYLSSRTRNKLGAPRQAERAPAQDSVTAPSSAEEAQASSATEATGEGNGNA from the coding sequence ATGAGTGCCGAGGAGACCACCGCAGCCGACCACAAGGCCGCCTCCATCTGGCACGTTGACCGCACTGCGCGCGTCTCCCAGCTGATTTCGGGCGACCCATCGGATCCGCGAGCGCTCGTGCTCGTGCGCGACAACGGCCGTAACTCGGCGTTCGTCGACATCGAGGGCACGGACCATCCGGAGACCGATCCGCGTGTGCTCGAGGTCGAACCGGCCCCTGCGCGCGGCTGGGAAGAGGGCGCTGGCGCCGACGTGGACGCGACCGTCGTCATGTGCACGGTCGGCTCGTGCGACATGCTCGAAGACGCGGTGTGCGCCATCCTCGCGCAGGATCACCAGCGTTTCACGCTCGTCGTGGTGGATAACGCGCCACACACGGGCCTGACGCGCGAGAAGCTCGCGGGCATCGACGATACGCGCCTGAGCATCGTCTCTGCGTCTCGTCCCGGCCTGTCTCGCGCCCGCAACCGCGGCGTACTGGCTGCTCGCGGCGAAGTCATTGTCTTCACGGACGACGACGCGATCGTCGACCCGCACTGGCTGACCGCCATGATCGACCCGTTCACGGCCTCGCCGTACGTGGCTGCGACGACAGGTATCGCGCTGCCCCTGGAGCAGCGCTACGCGCCCCAGCGGTGGTTCGAGTCGCGCGGCGGCTTCCCCAAGGACATGTCCCCGCGCGTGTGGTGCGTCGGTGATATCCCCGAGGGCCTGGAGGTCCTGGGTGAAAAGGGTGACGGCGGCCCGCTGTTCCCGATCACGACGGCCCGGGTGGGCGCAGGCGTGTGCATGGCCATGCGTCGCGACGTCCTCATGGAGGTCGGCCCCTTCGATCCGGCGCTGGGCGCCGGCACCTCGACGCGCGGCGGTGAGGACCTTGACATGTTCGCGCGGATCCTGGCCACGGGCGACGTCATCATCCACACGCCCGACGCTCTCGTGCACCACCGTCACCGCGTCGACGAGGCCGGCCTGGATAAGCAGATCCGCGGCAATGGCTCGGGTATGGCGGCGCTCCTGACGAAGGCGATCATCGCCAAGCCCTCCGTACTCGGTACGCTGGCGACTCGTGTGCCTGGCGTCCTCAATCGCGTCAAGCCCGGTGGCGCTCGCGTCGCCGGTACCGACGAGGACGTGCCCGGCTCGCTGACCAAGTCCGAGATCAAGGGCTTCCTCGAGGGCCCCTTCCTCTACCTGTCGTCGCGCACGCGCAACAAGCTCGGCGCCCCGCGCCAGGCCGAGCGGGCCCCCGCGCAGGATAGCGTGACCGCACCGAGCAGCGCTGAGGAGGCCCAGGCCTCATCCGCGACGGAGGCGACCGGCGAAGGGAACGGTAACGCGTGA
- a CDS encoding CDP-alcohol phosphatidyltransferase family protein has translation MSLPVVLEPGSSWGTRFSAYRSALAAAQKPGAGVPAYMRWVNRGAARVVAAACAAFGWTPNFVSFVSVCFSTLGLIVLVTLEPTWWTGLIVGTALAVGFMFDSADGQVSRVTGASSKTGEWVDHVADAFRSPAIHFCTAAAVMIYRPESWWLAVVALVYGWVTSGQFMSQILAEQFVRAAGRKQTRGGNLRSFVLLPTDPGVLCWSFVLWGFGVPFMVLYTFLAVIAVAHSSISLRRRFRDLRALDAAAKEAAKQAAKQAATQGEPRA, from the coding sequence GTGAGCCTGCCCGTCGTGCTTGAGCCGGGTTCCTCGTGGGGGACTCGCTTTAGTGCTTACCGCTCCGCGCTGGCTGCCGCGCAGAAGCCGGGCGCGGGTGTTCCCGCGTACATGCGCTGGGTGAACCGCGGCGCTGCGCGCGTCGTGGCCGCCGCCTGCGCGGCCTTCGGCTGGACGCCGAACTTCGTCAGTTTCGTTTCCGTGTGCTTCTCGACGCTGGGCCTCATCGTCCTCGTCACGCTCGAACCCACGTGGTGGACGGGCCTCATCGTGGGCACGGCCCTCGCGGTTGGCTTCATGTTCGACTCCGCGGACGGCCAGGTCTCGCGCGTCACGGGCGCTTCGTCGAAGACGGGCGAGTGGGTGGACCACGTCGCCGACGCGTTCCGCTCTCCGGCGATCCACTTCTGTACCGCCGCTGCGGTTATGATCTACCGCCCTGAGTCGTGGTGGCTGGCCGTCGTCGCGCTCGTTTACGGATGGGTGACGTCGGGCCAGTTCATGAGCCAGATCCTCGCCGAGCAGTTCGTGCGCGCGGCGGGCCGTAAGCAGACGCGCGGCGGGAACCTGCGTTCCTTCGTGCTGCTGCCCACCGACCCGGGAGTGCTGTGCTGGTCCTTCGTGCTGTGGGGCTTCGGCGTGCCTTTCATGGTGCTCTACACGTTCCTCGCAGTCATCGCGGTTGCGCATTCCTCGATTTCGCTGCGCCGTCGTTTCCGCGACCTGCGCGCCCTGGACGCGGCCGCTAAGGAGGCCGCCAAGCAGGCCGCCAAGCAGGCCGCCACGCAGGGGGAGCCCCGTGCCTGA
- a CDS encoding glycosyltransferase family 2 protein gives MPELSVLLPARNAAGTITRAVASTLAAMPRDAELVVGNDSSSDSTVGEAIRGASRGGVVDPRLRIEDITPGEGGVSRVLTQLMERTDSRLVGRMDADDVSLKGRFKRTMRAIERGDDMVFTQMIELRGSRPVLRMPYEITPEDMGWHLLLTNPVCHPTMLATREIMDRVGGYRSVPAEDYDLWMRVASAGGRIRRIAPWGLLYRIHPGQVTGNASWRSDSWKNPEQAQAFADLSVSLTGQELPRLVSLVSLPRDEAERELDRFVQVYTQGVASRPASSRRALERRLNARAAWVRSHLQGEQS, from the coding sequence GTGCCTGAGCTGTCCGTCCTGCTGCCTGCGCGTAACGCGGCGGGCACGATCACGCGCGCCGTGGCCTCGACGCTGGCGGCCATGCCGCGCGACGCCGAGCTGGTCGTCGGCAACGACTCGTCGTCTGATTCGACTGTCGGCGAGGCGATCCGTGGCGCGTCGCGTGGGGGAGTGGTCGATCCTCGCCTGCGCATTGAGGACATCACCCCGGGCGAGGGCGGTGTCTCTCGTGTTCTCACTCAGCTCATGGAGCGCACCGACTCGCGCCTCGTGGGTCGTATGGACGCCGACGACGTGTCCCTCAAGGGCCGCTTCAAGCGCACGATGCGCGCCATCGAGCGCGGCGACGACATGGTCTTCACGCAGATGATTGAGCTGCGCGGTTCCCGCCCGGTGCTCCGTATGCCCTACGAGATCACGCCCGAGGACATGGGCTGGCACCTGCTGCTCACCAACCCCGTGTGCCACCCGACCATGCTCGCCACCCGCGAGATCATGGACCGCGTCGGCGGCTACCGTAGCGTTCCCGCCGAGGACTACGACCTGTGGATGCGCGTGGCGTCCGCGGGCGGTCGAATCCGCCGCATCGCGCCCTGGGGTCTGCTGTACCGCATCCACCCGGGACAGGTCACCGGAAACGCCTCGTGGCGCTCGGATTCGTGGAAGAATCCCGAGCAGGCGCAGGCCTTCGCTGACCTTTCGGTGTCTCTGACGGGCCAGGAGCTGCCGCGCCTGGTCTCGCTCGTTTCGCTTCCTCGCGACGAGGCCGAGCGTGAGCTCGACCGCTTCGTTCAGGTCTACACTCAGGGGGTCGCGTCTCGACCCGCATCGTCTCGCCGCGCTCTCGAGCGCCGGCTCAATGCGCGCGCCGCGTGGGTGCGCTCTCACCTCCAAGGAGAACAGTCATGA
- a CDS encoding O-antigen ligase family protein → MSPRRGLWAKPAPAQVGPLREDAQDLPAWPFVVAYSAYFLWWVLGSGDLMWPLFASIMLVFMIGRHGLRFPPGSILWVFFLAWVLASMTMLDTGGRVIGAFYRFLLHISPGIFAVYAFNARKSLSVRTIVGTMWGFLASTTIGGFIAMAAPTLRFTTLMYYLVPRALHSNDFVKEFTKRATTQWTPSSWILSDPRPSAPFIYSNTYGNVYSLIFPLALVFAYVLWRERSKWRFIVAAVCALSVIPAAATLNRGMYIGLIVIVVWVGFQRLRAGAWRTVLGIVAAIVVGVIAWLATPASQSLLERVAASSSTEDRASNYVETLYELQQSPLLGFGAPRPSASPWLPSLGTQGQFWTVIFSYGLVGLALFLAFFLRMFPRIWRATDVYGSILGGIILATLVEQFYYGMNTGLMISVVAVALLSRHLEEESDPIKRAEAERDGRANAGSVAGTVRAERAVRMGQWTSPAANDGAFATHMLARLNKSGRRGTRSRTASTRRRPSQTENR, encoded by the coding sequence GTGAGCCCACGCCGAGGACTCTGGGCCAAACCCGCCCCCGCCCAAGTTGGGCCGTTGCGAGAGGACGCGCAAGATCTGCCTGCGTGGCCCTTCGTTGTGGCCTATTCGGCGTACTTCCTGTGGTGGGTTCTCGGCTCCGGTGACCTGATGTGGCCGCTGTTCGCGTCGATCATGCTCGTGTTCATGATCGGCCGACACGGCCTGCGTTTCCCGCCCGGATCCATCCTGTGGGTATTCTTCCTGGCGTGGGTGCTGGCCTCGATGACCATGCTCGACACGGGCGGGCGCGTCATCGGCGCGTTCTACCGCTTCCTGCTGCATATCTCGCCTGGCATCTTCGCGGTCTACGCCTTCAACGCACGCAAGTCCCTCAGCGTGCGCACGATCGTAGGCACGATGTGGGGCTTCCTGGCATCGACCACGATCGGCGGCTTCATCGCCATGGCGGCGCCGACGCTGCGCTTCACGACTCTCATGTACTACCTGGTGCCGCGAGCCCTGCACTCCAACGACTTCGTCAAAGAGTTCACGAAGCGCGCGACCACCCAGTGGACCCCGTCGTCGTGGATCCTCTCCGACCCGCGTCCGTCGGCCCCCTTCATCTACTCCAACACCTACGGCAACGTCTACTCGCTGATCTTCCCGCTCGCGCTCGTTTTCGCCTACGTGCTGTGGCGCGAGCGCTCCAAGTGGCGTTTCATCGTGGCGGCCGTGTGCGCTCTGTCGGTCATCCCGGCAGCCGCAACGCTCAACCGCGGCATGTACATCGGCCTCATCGTCATCGTCGTGTGGGTGGGTTTCCAGCGCCTGCGCGCGGGAGCTTGGCGTACCGTCCTGGGTATCGTCGCGGCCATCGTCGTGGGTGTGATCGCGTGGCTCGCCACGCCGGCCTCCCAGTCGCTCCTTGAGCGCGTCGCGGCCTCCTCCTCGACGGAAGACCGCGCCTCCAACTACGTCGAGACGCTCTACGAGCTCCAGCAGTCCCCGCTCCTGGGCTTCGGCGCCCCGCGTCCCTCAGCCTCGCCGTGGCTGCCCTCCCTGGGCACGCAGGGCCAGTTCTGGACGGTCATCTTCTCCTACGGCCTGGTCGGCCTGGCGCTGTTCCTCGCCTTCTTCCTGCGCATGTTCCCGCGCATCTGGCGAGCCACGGACGTGTACGGCTCGATCCTGGGCGGCATCATCCTGGCGACCCTGGTGGAGCAGTTCTACTACGGCATGAACACCGGCCTCATGATCTCCGTCGTCGCGGTGGCGCTCCTGTCGCGTCACCTCGAGGAGGAGAGTGATCCGATCAAGCGCGCCGAGGCCGAGCGTGACGGCCGCGCGAACGCCGGTAGCGTCGCCGGGACAGTCCGCGCCGAGCGCGCGGTGCGCATGGGGCAATGGACAAGCCCCGCCGCGAACGACGGGGCTTTTGCCACTCACATGCTTGCTCGACTCAACAAGTCGGGTCGTCGGGGAACGAGAAGCCGGACAGCTTCCACGCGCCGCCGTCCTTCACAAACAGAAAATAGGTGA
- a CDS encoding fibrinogen-like YCDxxxxGGGW domain-containing protein — protein MASVISRLAILATAPIVACASLALAPMAHAVGTGQGDSAPGQAIVHDGSSAATAAASCWDIKQRNPEAADGAYWLQTPAMDHPAQFFCDQTTDGGGWVMIGRGREGWEAWSGGKGDPAKLTTRGRDASAFDVVQLSNDTVNQLLNNVPVKDQADGMRVMRSSSPSGHSYQSLDIRFQKMTDFVWPFKMAHPISISMDKRGPVSDIMWNTSGYDQGWNALQVYPSARTGWQIGWGYGPVAASWGGDVTSRGSFLRKSGQTVFPYAEAYMRPRLSSEGASFSRISDEGLPASTVTRAVSQYAAKTSWGVTGNINGSYAEGNIQVQAFAQVGSTMYVGGNFTGVKQGDKGTEISSRGLAAFDVATGDFTGQTFNFNGQVKTLLALPDGRLLVGGDFTQVNGQTHVGTAVIDPSTGEVDSSWNLQVSNALRGGAVSVRSLAYYDGNVYIGGSFTHLSGGGRSKVYARNAGRVDLSSRPDRSWNPEINGSVQAVGVSEANSSFYAGGHFTKAHGTERAWYAAKFSTQPGAAQDTSFVFEPSTTTAGKYQQTITTAGNRVYIGGSEHSLFGYDAGSNKRVSGSVTFSRGGDLQASTVSSKGIIYASCHCSDASYQDMYLWQMDSSWSRVDEIKWVGAWDAATGENLKWTPFELSSRRKTGAWALTTDNYGNLWVGGDFTLSHTDATRTQWNGGFARYDSRDNVAPEAPSYLRSSASNDSTVTLAWKGIADAVSYEILRDDRPIATSETTTVEVPRGGENRYFVRAVDAEGNRSATTAVYTAPAPGQVDASNPVLLEAGATWKYRSDASAAPENWAQASFDDSAWPTGAAPLGYGDSAIATQIAAKGSRPVTTYYRTHFRVADAKGLKGVNVKYLADDGAVVYINGVEVDRTRMGAGTVSYTTRADAAPNFAAASASPSEIFVPASALKTGDNVIAVETHVNYMRTATVAMQASIFRVEGTPDDNSSVPSGPSTEPTDATQPINAASVKSGTVIHTGDEWNYWTLTDAPASDWATTGSLQRWNRGSGPIGWGDSAVVTALDIAKKDRAITYYFARDIDLGPITPNTTLTVKVRADDGVVLRVNGKIIDTKRMSDGNITHTTYANSAVSAAKAASDLLEVTIPASLLTSGVNRIGVEEHLNYKGSPSMTFDLNATLVK, from the coding sequence ATGGCTTCTGTGATTTCGCGCCTTGCAATCCTTGCAACTGCGCCGATTGTCGCCTGCGCTTCCCTCGCGCTCGCTCCGATGGCTCACGCTGTTGGCACAGGTCAGGGAGATTCTGCACCCGGTCAGGCTATCGTTCACGACGGTTCGAGCGCCGCGACTGCCGCCGCGTCGTGCTGGGACATTAAGCAGCGGAATCCTGAGGCAGCGGACGGTGCCTACTGGCTCCAGACTCCCGCGATGGATCACCCCGCTCAGTTCTTTTGTGACCAGACGACAGATGGTGGCGGCTGGGTCATGATCGGCCGCGGCCGTGAAGGCTGGGAGGCCTGGAGTGGCGGCAAGGGAGATCCCGCGAAGCTGACCACCCGTGGGCGTGACGCGAGCGCTTTCGACGTCGTTCAGCTCTCCAATGACACCGTGAATCAGTTGCTCAATAACGTGCCGGTTAAGGATCAGGCCGACGGTATGCGCGTCATGCGTTCGTCGAGCCCCTCCGGACATTCCTACCAGTCGTTGGATATCCGCTTCCAGAAGATGACCGACTTCGTGTGGCCTTTCAAGATGGCACATCCCATCAGTATCTCGATGGACAAGCGCGGCCCAGTCAGCGACATCATGTGGAACACCTCCGGCTACGATCAGGGCTGGAACGCCCTGCAGGTCTACCCGTCTGCCCGTACCGGCTGGCAGATCGGCTGGGGCTATGGCCCCGTGGCCGCCAGTTGGGGTGGCGACGTCACCTCCCGTGGCTCCTTTTTGCGCAAGTCTGGTCAGACAGTGTTCCCCTACGCGGAGGCTTACATGCGTCCACGCCTGAGCTCCGAGGGCGCGTCGTTCTCCCGCATCTCCGATGAGGGACTTCCGGCCAGCACCGTCACTCGCGCCGTCTCGCAGTACGCAGCCAAGACCTCGTGGGGCGTGACCGGAAACATCAATGGCTCCTATGCCGAGGGGAACATCCAGGTCCAGGCCTTCGCCCAGGTCGGCTCCACCATGTACGTCGGAGGTAACTTCACCGGCGTCAAGCAGGGCGACAAGGGCACCGAGATCTCCTCGCGCGGCCTCGCCGCCTTCGATGTGGCGACGGGCGACTTCACCGGCCAGACCTTCAACTTCAACGGCCAGGTCAAGACGCTCCTCGCCTTGCCCGACGGCCGACTCCTCGTCGGTGGTGACTTCACGCAGGTCAACGGACAAACTCATGTCGGAACCGCCGTCATCGATCCGTCGACCGGCGAGGTCGACTCGTCGTGGAACCTGCAGGTCTCGAATGCTCTTCGTGGTGGTGCTGTGAGCGTGCGTTCGCTCGCCTACTACGATGGCAACGTCTACATTGGTGGATCCTTCACGCATCTCAGCGGTGGTGGTCGCTCCAAGGTTTACGCCCGAAACGCCGGACGTGTTGACCTCTCCTCGCGCCCCGACCGCTCGTGGAACCCCGAGATTAACGGCTCGGTCCAGGCTGTGGGCGTCTCCGAAGCCAACAGCTCCTTCTACGCCGGCGGCCACTTCACCAAGGCTCACGGCACCGAGCGTGCCTGGTACGCCGCCAAGTTCTCCACTCAGCCCGGCGCCGCCCAGGACACCTCCTTCGTGTTCGAGCCCTCGACGACCACCGCAGGCAAGTACCAGCAGACCATCACGACGGCCGGCAACCGCGTGTACATCGGCGGATCCGAGCATTCGCTCTTCGGCTACGACGCCGGCTCCAACAAGCGTGTTTCCGGCTCCGTGACCTTCAGTAGGGGTGGCGATCTGCAGGCCAGTACCGTGTCCTCGAAGGGCATCATCTATGCGTCTTGCCACTGCTCCGATGCCTCCTACCAGGACATGTACTTGTGGCAGATGGACTCCAGTTGGTCGCGTGTCGACGAGATCAAGTGGGTCGGCGCGTGGGACGCAGCCACCGGCGAGAACCTGAAGTGGACTCCCTTCGAGCTCTCCTCGCGCCGCAAGACCGGCGCCTGGGCGCTGACGACCGATAACTACGGCAATCTGTGGGTGGGCGGCGACTTCACCCTCTCCCACACCGATGCCACGCGTACCCAGTGGAACGGCGGCTTTGCCCGCTACGATAGCCGCGACAACGTCGCGCCCGAGGCGCCCTCCTACCTGCGCTCCTCCGCGTCCAACGATTCCACCGTGACCCTCGCCTGGAAAGGCATCGCCGACGCCGTGTCCTACGAGATCCTGCGCGACGATCGGCCGATCGCCACCTCCGAGACCACCACCGTCGAGGTGCCGCGCGGCGGCGAGAACCGCTACTTCGTGCGCGCCGTTGACGCCGAGGGCAACCGCTCCGCAACCACCGCGGTCTACACCGCCCCGGCCCCCGGCCAGGTGGACGCCTCCAACCCGGTCCTCCTCGAGGCCGGTGCGACGTGGAAGTATCGCTCTGACGCCAGCGCTGCCCCCGAGAACTGGGCCCAGGCCTCGTTCGACGACTCCGCGTGGCCGACCGGCGCAGCCCCCCTGGGCTACGGCGATTCCGCGATCGCGACCCAGATTGCCGCCAAGGGCTCGCGCCCCGTGACGACCTACTACCGCACGCACTTCCGGGTCGCCGACGCGAAGGGCCTCAAGGGTGTTAACGTCAAGTACCTGGCCGACGATGGCGCCGTCGTCTACATCAACGGCGTTGAGGTGGACCGCACCCGCATGGGTGCTGGCACGGTGAGCTACACGACCCGTGCCGACGCCGCTCCCAACTTCGCTGCGGCCTCTGCATCGCCCTCCGAGATCTTCGTGCCCGCGTCGGCCCTGAAGACCGGTGACAACGTCATCGCCGTGGAAACGCACGTCAACTACATGCGCACCGCGACCGTGGCCATGCAGGCCTCCATCTTCCGCGTGGAAGGCACCCCGGACGACAACAGCTCCGTTCCCTCCGGGCCCAGCACCGAGCCGACCGACGCGACGCAGCCGATCAACGCGGCCTCCGTCAAGTCCGGCACAGTCATCCACACTGGGGACGAGTGGAACTACTGGACCTTGACGGATGCTCCCGCCTCCGACTGGGCCACGACCGGCTCCCTCCAGCGCTGGAACCGTGGCTCCGGCCCGATCGGCTGGGGAGACTCCGCCGTGGTAACCGCCCTCGATATTGCCAAGAAGGATCGTGCGATCACGTACTACTTCGCGCGCGACATCGACCTGGGCCCGATCACCCCGAACACCACGCTGACCGTCAAGGTGCGTGCGGATGACGGCGTCGTCCTGCGAGTCAATGGCAAGATCATCGACACGAAACGTATGTCCGATGGCAACATTACTCACACCACCTACGCGAACTCGGCCGTGAGCGCCGCCAAGGCAGCCTCCGATCTGCTCGAGGTCACCATCCCCGCCAGCCTCTTGACGAGCGGCGTGAATCGCATCGGTGTTGAGGAGCACCTCAACTACAAGGGCTCGCCCTCGATGACCTTCGATCTGAACGCGACTCTTGTGAAATAA
- a CDS encoding flippase: MSEANQARRSLARGGIVGFVGAAASAVLGFAFTIILSRMLGAEGAGIVTQATGVFAIVMALAKVGLDSTAIYLMPRLSLDAPEEIRATLSFMASMTVGVSTVCVLILEAVAPLIWNAEVAASTRAVLWFVPIGALTLVASAALRALGNMREYVLIQNLLLPGLRPLLVALAAAFTGSLAFVSVAWALPFVVVLVAAWWLLLRHMPSVADSVGRWPTAQRRRQVVSFALPRTLTAGLEQALQWLDVLLVGLLAGDAASGIYGGAIRFIQAGMVVDTALRVVVSPQFSKLLHQGKTKELRDLYSTASIWLVLFAAPIYALMAIYAPALMRILGDGFAPGANVLVVLCIGSIVTFMAGNIHSLLIMSGRSGWAAVNKIVVLTLNVVGNVIFIPRGGMVAAAIVWAVCMVLDAAMATIQVSRFIGVTPKLSEVVKPILVVGVSAVIPGGCIAWWMGRDAFVATIVGSALSVLVFACVCWVLRDRLHLSGLGSLARRRRG; encoded by the coding sequence ATGAGTGAGGCAAATCAAGCCAGGCGTTCCCTCGCGCGTGGGGGCATCGTCGGCTTCGTTGGAGCGGCGGCCTCCGCGGTCCTGGGCTTCGCGTTCACGATCATCCTGTCGCGCATGCTGGGTGCCGAGGGCGCGGGTATCGTCACCCAGGCAACCGGCGTCTTCGCGATCGTCATGGCCCTGGCCAAGGTGGGCCTCGACTCCACCGCCATCTACCTGATGCCGCGCCTATCTTTGGATGCGCCCGAGGAGATCCGCGCGACCCTGTCCTTCATGGCCTCCATGACGGTGGGCGTGTCCACCGTGTGCGTCCTCATTCTCGAGGCCGTGGCTCCCCTGATCTGGAACGCCGAGGTTGCGGCGTCCACCCGGGCCGTCCTGTGGTTCGTACCGATCGGTGCCCTCACCCTGGTCGCATCCGCCGCCCTGCGGGCGCTCGGCAACATGCGCGAGTACGTCCTCATTCAGAACCTGCTGCTGCCCGGCCTGCGCCCCCTCCTCGTTGCGCTCGCGGCCGCGTTCACCGGGTCGCTGGCCTTCGTGTCTGTCGCCTGGGCGCTGCCCTTCGTCGTCGTCCTCGTTGCCGCGTGGTGGCTGCTGCTGCGACACATGCCCTCGGTGGCCGACTCGGTGGGTCGCTGGCCGACCGCTCAGCGGCGTCGTCAGGTCGTGTCCTTCGCGCTTCCTCGCACCCTCACCGCTGGTCTCGAGCAGGCGCTGCAGTGGCTCGATGTCCTCCTCGTCGGTCTCCTGGCGGGTGATGCGGCCTCGGGCATCTACGGTGGCGCCATTCGCTTCATTCAGGCGGGCATGGTCGTCGACACGGCTTTGCGGGTCGTCGTCTCCCCGCAGTTCTCAAAACTCCTGCACCAGGGTAAGACGAAGGAGCTGCGCGACCTCTACAGCACGGCCTCGATCTGGCTCGTCCTGTTCGCGGCCCCCATCTACGCCCTCATGGCGATCTACGCGCCCGCGCTCATGCGCATCCTCGGTGACGGCTTCGCTCCCGGCGCGAACGTCCTCGTGGTCCTGTGCATCGGCTCCATCGTGACTTTCATGGCGGGAAACATTCACTCGCTGCTCATCATGAGTGGACGCTCCGGGTGGGCGGCGGTCAACAAGATCGTGGTCCTTACGCTCAACGTTGTGGGTAACGTCATCTTTATTCCGCGTGGAGGAATGGTCGCCGCGGCGATCGTGTGGGCTGTGTGCATGGTGCTTGACGCGGCCATGGCGACCATTCAGGTCTCACGGTTTATCGGTGTGACACCGAAATTGTCGGAAGTGGTCAAGCCGATCCTTGTTGTGGGCGTGTCTGCGGTGATTCCGGGCGGGTGTATAGCGTGGTGGATGGGGCGCGACGCTTTCGTTGCGACCATTGTCGGATCGGCACTCTCGGTCCTGGTTTTCGCTTGTGTTTGCTGGGTGTTGAGGGATCGTCTGCACCTGTCGGGACTTGGGTCCCTAGCGAGGCGTCGCAGGGGGTAG